ggacctgtgagccatggccactgagcctgcgtgtccagagcctgtgctccacaacgggagaggccacagcagtgagaggcccgcgtaccgcaaaaaaaaaaaaaaaaaaattacaaactacAAATATAATTAGATAAACCCATTATCATAGTGAAAGGTTTGCAAATATCTCTCTCAGTAACTGACAGTTCATGcagacaaaaaaatcaataagacagaagatttgaacaacatATTATCATTTTTCATCCTCTACACACATACAGAACCCTGCTTTCAAAAATAATGTATacataaggcttccctggtggcatagtggttaagaatccacctaacaatgcaggggacatgggtttgatccctggtccaggaagatcccacgtgccgtggagcaactaagcccatgcgccacaactactgagcctgctctatAGAGCCCacgagcacaactactgagcccacatgtcacaactactgaagcctgcatgcctagagtccatgctccacaacaagagaagccaccacaatgagaagcctgtgcaccacaatgaagagaggcccccactcgccacaactagagaaaacctacatgcagcaatgaagacccattgcagccaaaaataaataaatttattaaaaaaataatgtctacatattcttttcaagaatTTTCAGAACTTTTACACAAAATAAAGATATCATAGGCCATAAGGCAAGTTTCTGtatgttgaaccatatgaaattactATTTGTATGTCAAAAACAGTTGAAAATCATCACTTGCAAATACTTCAACCTAATACTGATTTCAATTACTCTATAATTTATAGAACAAGATTTCTGACAACAACTCAATTTGTTTGGAATTCAGTATCCTCTCCCCCAAAGTTTCAATTCCCATATATTCTAAATGCTAAAAATATCTAAGTAATTAACAGgttgaagaagaaataataatgaaaattataaaaacctGGAATTAAACATTGAATATTCTACCTATCAAAACTGTGGGACTTAGAgatttccctggaggtccaacggttaagactctgcactcccaacgcATAGGGCaagggttcgatcactggtctgggaactaagatgccgcatGCCgcagggcacagccaaaaaaaaagaaaaattgcgggacttaataaaaatgatacataaaGGGAGATGTATAATCTTTAAtgccagtattttttaaaagtctaaatatTAATGAGTTATTCTAAATTAGTAAGttagaaaaatagtaaaatgaacctcaaatttaagaaataataaaaagcagaaattaacaaaatagaaaatatatatagtgaagatcaacaaagccaaaaggttttttaaaggccagcaaaattgataaacctataTAGCAAGTGTGATCAAATtacagaggcagaggagagagaggcagagaccaaGAGATCACAAATAAGCATAATTAGAATCAAATACAACTACAGATGAAGCAAGGCTtaaaaaacttagaagaaaatatcatAACTAACTTTACACTAGAATATTTGAAAAcaagagaaatggacaaattctataaaaatttaaatcctcaaaacaaactaaaaaagaaacagaggggcttccctggtggcacagtggttgggggtccgcctgccgatgcagggggggtttgtgccctggtccgggaggatcccacgtgccgtggagcggctgggcctgtgagccatggccgctgggcctgcgcatccggagcctgtgctctgcggcgggagaggccacagcggtgagaagcccgcgtaccgctaaaaaaaaaaaagaaacaaaaagaaacagagaagctgAATGTTCCTACAACTCTGAAAAACGTGAATCAACCATTAAGCCCACCAACAAAACACCAAGCCCACATCACtttacaggagaagaaaaaaaggaataaacccTGCCCCCTgcttcattttatgaagctagtacAACCTTAATGCCTTGGCAGACAAAGGCAatagaagaaagggaaattacaGATCAATCTCACTCatgataataaatgaaaaatatataaatcaaatattaccaaattgaatacaataatattttaaaagatttgtttCATAAACACATGGTTGCTTTAACATGAGAAAAATCTGTTCATTTTCTCAATGaaacactgaaggagaaaaagtatgATCgtttcaatagatacagaaaaagtattCAATAACATTCAACAATTCATGACAAAAGTTATTAGTAagccagaaatagaaaagaacttcCTGCAAGGTATAAAGGGTGTCTACATAAAAATCTAGAGCAAACATCATATTCGATGGTGAAAAGTTAAAAGCATTCTCTGTAAAATAAGTAATACTTCAAAGATATCTTATCTCCATGTCCAACATTTACAGAAGGTTTCAGTCAGTCTGTTCGCACACatggacagacacacagataaatacacacaaacacacacgtttgcaagaaggaaataaaatgtcattattttattatttatatcaacTGTCTTCATGGAAAACCTTAAAGAGTTAATACATTTATAAACTattgaattaaataataattattattattagggaaTTAAAGACTTTAACAAGTTTTTTGTATATAAGAGCACTAAACAAAAGCCAACTGCATGTGTACAAACCAGCAATAATGTtagaaaaggtattttaaaagataaaatttataataactaaaaataagGAGCTTacttataattaaattataaacaaTTATAAATCTTGCAACAAAAGATAAGCAAGACTtttatgaagaaaacaacaaaatgtcattaaaagattaaagaagttcaaaataaatatggaaaaataccTTTGTACTTTGTATTCATGTTcgtgaataagaaaataaattatctaccaatggcatttttcacaaaagtagaagaaaaaatttcacaatttgtatggaaacacaaaagaccccgaatagccaaagcaatcttgagaaagaaaacggagctggaggaatcaggctccctgatttcagactacactacaaagctacagtaatcaagacagtccagtactggcacaaaaacagaaatatagatcaatggaacaggatagaaagcccagagataaatccacgcacatatggtcactttatctttgataaagaaggcaagaatatacaatggagaaaagacagcctcttcaataagtggtattgggaaaagtggacagctacatgtaaaagaatgaaattagaacactccctaacaccatatacaaaaataaactcaaaatggattaaagacctaaatgtaaggccagacactataaaactcttagaggaaaacataggcagaacactctatgacataaatcacagcaagatcctttctgacccatctcctagagaaatggaaataaaaacaaaaataaacaaatgggagctaatgaaatttaaaagcttttgcacagcaaaggaaaccataaacaagaagaaaagataacgctcagaatgggagaaaatatttgcaaacaaagcaactgacaaaggattgattaatctccaaaatatacaaacagctcatgcagctcaatatcaaaaaaacaaacaacccaattcaaaaatgggcagaagatataaatacatttctccaaagaagatatacagatttccaacaaacacatgaaaggatgctcaacttcactaatcattagagaaacgcaaatcgaaactacaatgaggtatcacctcacactgatcagaatcgccatcatcaaaaaatctataaacaataaatgctggagagggtgtggagaaaagggaaccctgtggcactgttggtgggaatgtaaattgatacagccactacggagaacagtatggaggttctttacaaaactaaaaatagaactaccatatgacccagcaatcccactactgggcatataccctgagaaaaccataatccaaaaggagtcatgtatcataatgttcactgcagcactatttacaatagcaaggacatggaagcaacctaagtgtccatcatcggatgaatggataaagaagatggatgtggcacatatatacaatggaatattattcagccatgaaaagaaacgaaattgagttatttgtagtgaggtggacggacctagagtctgtcatacagagtgaagtaagtcagaaagagaaagacaaataccgtatgctaacacatatatatggaatctaagaaaaaaaaaatgtcacgaagaacctaggggtaagacaggaataaagacaaagacctactagagaatggacttgaggatatggggagggggaagggtaagctgggacagagtgagagagtggcatggacatatatacactaccaaacataaaacagatagctagtgggaagcagctgcatagcacagggagatcagctcggtgctttgtgaccacctagaggggtgggagggagggagatgcaagagggaagagatatggggatatatgtatatgtataactgattcactttgttataaagcagaaactaacacaccattgtaaagcaattatactccaataaagatgtaaaaaaaagttattttaaagttgtagtaataataaataatactgtAGATTTGGCAGTGgaatagagagttcagaaagAGACCTACACATGTATAGAAACCTAATATACTGCAGAGATGGCATTGCAGATTAGTGGAGACAGGAtgaattattcaagaaatatataaggacataaaaagaaaaaaggtcatgaagaacctaggggcaagacgggaataaagacacagacctactagagaatggacttgaggacacggggagggggaagggtaagctgggacaaagtgagagagtggcatggacatagatacactaccaaatgtaaaacagatagctagtggaaagcagccacatagcacagggagatcagctcggtgctttgtgatcacctagaggagtgggatagggaggcttggagggagggagacacaagtgggaagagctatggggatatatgtatatgtataactgattcactttgttataaagcagaaactaacacaccactgtaaagcaactatactccaataaagatgttaaaaaaaaagaaatatataaggacatttggaaaagttaaaatttctttctcacaCACAAGATTCTagatgaattaaaaatttaaatgtgaaagtCAAAACACTTAAACTTTTAGAATATATAGAAGTATGATAATGACCTCAGGGTTTGGAAGGATTTCCAAATAACATAAATActaaccataaaaagaaaaaaaaagaaatttaaacattaaaattaaggAGTTTAGTTCACCAAAAGACACCATGAAGCAGTTCAAAAGAtaagaaatgtgagaaaaaatacaatattttaaacatatacaactaacaaagaattaatatccagcatatataaagaactcccatgaatcaacaagaaaaacccaaacaatctgatagagaaatagacaaatttttctttaaaaggcattttacttaagcatatgaaaaggcatCCTACGTCTTTGGTAATtagagaaataaacattaaaagcaCAAAAAGATACCCAAGTGTTAACTAGAACCTGGAGCAGTAAGAACTCTCATAACCTGCAGGTGGGAGTTTAAATTGGTTACTACTATTCTGTAACCATTTTGGCATTAATAAAGCTGAAATGTACATACTccaagacccagcaattccataaCTAGAAATATACCCTAGAAAAACTATTGCACATATATACCAGAAGACATACACAAGAATGTATTCTCTTACTCTACAGGGCCAACATTACAAATTAACTctgaaatgtttaattaaaaatcatACAACATACTCATTATCCAAaattaacatttatggagcacatAAATATTCTCTTCATGGACTTCTTATTCATTAATTGCTAAACTCATTAATAAATATCAGTAATACCCTTTTGTAAATATAGAGATAAAACACACCTGACAGGTCAATTTTAGATATAACATGAATGACTTTTTGTTCATACTGACAGGcatatatactttaaataccAAAGGCTATTCCGAGCATTTATGGAAAAAATTCTTTCTGAAGATTATTTCCACTTAATCAGGATTAAATGTAGTTAAACTTTGACGCTTATTATCCTGAGTGAAAGAAATAactttagttttaatattttacttaatcagaaaataaacagaagggaACAATATGAATAAACAAGAATATGGAGAGCCTGATGTCCTGTGGTCTTTCTTAATAACAACCCATTTTCAAGAGACTATAATCTCAACAGAAGCTCTCTACCAAGGATCTTAATCAGATTCTGAGAAAATTCACACTCAAAATAAACAATATGCCACTAAAACCCAAACAGTGTAAGTATTAGCAGCTATACAAAAAGTTAGCTTCTATCTAatgagtcatttttaaaatgacgAAAGTCTAAGTCTTTCAAGTGCTTTCTATTCAAGCTGGAAAATATATAAAGGTAGGAATCATTTACAAAGCAGGTTGagaaattttacttcattttacacATCCTTGTTTGACTCCATGCAAACATCAAACTAAGAATGGCAAAAATGAGTTTCTCTTCCTACATATTAATACtaactttttctttgctttctcaaGGTGTTTCACCTTCAGCCTCCAAGTCAATAAGAAATTTAGAAGATGACATGGTATTTAAAACACTGAGGTTGGGGAAAGCCTTTCAGAAGGAAGATACTGAAGAAAAATCAATTGTTGTTCCTTCCCCGGAGGAATATAAAAATGATGAGAGCAATTTCATGAatgatgaggaaaacaaaaattcaaaggtAAGTGGCAATGTGACTTATCCTTTATTTCAGTGGAAATTTGAATGATGTTTATGAATCCTTTGGAAGTAAAGTCGATACTTTTATAAGCAGAAGTATGTGAAAAAAGTCACAATATGCATTAGGACAATTGATCAAATTTCCTACATACCAGGTTGTTCTTCTGGAAAATTCTGGAAAACATCTCTTATTCAAAAGGTTTTTATTCCCTGAAAAccttgtatctaaaatattttttagagtcAAAACAGTGTAGAGCATCTTTGATCAATAAGAATATTACACAATTGTATCATAGTTCTATTCCCAATAAGACAGCTAAAACACAAATCAACCTTTTCTTTACAGAATGCAGGTTCCAAACACAATTTCTTAAATAATGGTCTGCCACTGAATCTGGCTATAAAACCTTATCTTGCACTAAAAGGATCTGTAGCTTTTCCAGCTGAGAATGAAGTTCAAAATACTGAATCAatacaagaaaagagagaaattgcAGATGAAGAAAACTCAGCTAAATTTCCTATAGGAAGGAGAGATTTTGACAGTGagtagtctttttaaaattcaattcttATATCTTAATATCATAAAATAGAAATCTGAGTTTAATTGAATTTGGGTCCAATCACAACAAAATCAAACAGACCATGGTTCAATTTACTTGATTTTAAGTGACCCCTGCAAAAGATgtgaaattaaaaagtatttaattggTTACTATAATTAGTTATTAGTTACTATAATTTTGATTTACTGAGAATTAGCTATACTAGATCCATTCTTTCACTTCTAATCAATTTTGTGTGATACTAGTCCTTTAAACaatttaagcttttttttccttcagtgctCAGGTGTATGCTGGGAAGAGTCTATCGACCTTGCTGGCAAGTCTGATACCTGTTGGTCCACATCatcatttcagaagaaaacaaaatcatttaatTGCCTGTGGGGAAAAAAGCCCTTAATGTTACTATgacttgtattattttaaatgtctgttttcAAAGAAAGTAGTATTAAGATATACCTAAATGATATGCTTTACCTGTGCATTAAACTTTGTGAATATTCTGCATAATTACGACTTactagtattttttaaacaatgcttAACATGCTAACCTTACATACACTGCAGACCAAAATAATAAAGCACCATAATTTACACCTTGATCTCTTAAAAATTAAgtagatgggggcttccctggtggcgcagtggttgagagtccgcctgacgatgcaggggacacgggttcatactccagtccgggaagatcccacatgccacggagcggctgggcccgtgagccatggccgctgagcctgcgcgtccagagcctgtgctccgcaacgggagaggccacaacagtgagaggcccgcataccacacaaaaaacaaaaaaaaaattaagcagatgCCTTTGGtgaatgtttttatatatacataaacctAAAGAACATAAAAGACAAATTCATAGTCTAAAAAACTGAGTTAACTTTGTCTGGCCAGTAATCAATTTGTTCTTGGCGGTACATTTGTTGCTTTTTGCAGCTCTAACTAGTTTGCCATCTAATTTACTCTGCAAATCTTTTGATGCCTTAGGTATCTTAACATTTTTGTGTTGAGGTGGTTCGTTTCCATTATCAcagagaatattttcatcatccaaaTCCACCTGTTTCCTTTTTGAGCCTTTATTTCCT
This genomic stretch from Phocoena phocoena chromosome 11, mPhoPho1.1, whole genome shotgun sequence harbors:
- the PMCH gene encoding pro-MCH, coding for MAKMSFSSYILILTFSLLSQGVSPSASKSIRNLEDDMVFKTLRLGKAFQKEDTEEKSIVVPSPEEYKNDESNFMNDEENKNSKNAGSKHNFLNNGLPLNLAIKPYLALKGSVAFPAENEVQNTESIQEKREIADEENSAKFPIGRRDFDMLRCMLGRVYRPCWQV